In the Streptomyces sp. f51 genome, one interval contains:
- a CDS encoding carbohydrate ABC transporter permease yields the protein MSTTATPVRPRRAKGAGLGLAAWALGIVFFLPIAWMALTSFHSEPDAAKNPPALGAALTLDGYRDFFGTGGGASPWPALVNSTVASVTSTLLVLLLALPAAYALSIRPVRKWTDVLFFFLSTKMLPVVAGLLPVYLFARNTGMLDNIWLLVVLYTSMNLPIAVWMMQSFLAEVPVAVIEAARIDGARLPTILARVVAPIALPGIAATALICFIFSWNELLFARVLTGVVAQTAPVFLTGFITSQGLFLAKVCAASLVVSLPVLAAGFAAQDKLVQGLSLGAVK from the coding sequence ATGAGCACCACCGCGACACCCGTCCGCCCCCGCCGCGCGAAGGGCGCCGGTCTGGGCCTGGCCGCCTGGGCGCTCGGCATCGTGTTCTTCCTGCCCATCGCCTGGATGGCCCTGACCTCCTTCCACTCCGAACCGGACGCGGCGAAGAACCCGCCGGCCCTCGGCGCCGCCCTCACCCTCGACGGCTACCGTGACTTCTTCGGCACGGGCGGCGGCGCGAGCCCCTGGCCCGCGCTCGTCAACTCCACGGTCGCGTCGGTGACTTCCACTCTCCTCGTCCTGCTGCTGGCCCTCCCCGCGGCCTACGCGCTCTCCATCCGGCCGGTGCGCAAGTGGACGGACGTCCTGTTCTTCTTCCTGTCGACCAAGATGCTGCCCGTGGTGGCGGGCCTCCTGCCGGTCTACCTCTTCGCCAGGAACACCGGCATGCTCGACAACATCTGGCTGCTGGTCGTCCTCTACACCTCGATGAACCTGCCGATCGCGGTGTGGATGATGCAGTCCTTCCTCGCCGAGGTCCCCGTCGCGGTGATCGAGGCCGCGCGGATCGACGGCGCCCGGCTGCCCACCATCCTGGCCCGTGTCGTGGCGCCCATCGCCCTGCCCGGCATCGCGGCGACGGCACTGATCTGCTTCATCTTCAGCTGGAACGAGCTGCTCTTCGCCCGGGTCCTGACGGGAGTGGTCGCCCAGACCGCCCCCGTCTTCCTGACCGGGTTCATCACCAGCCAGGGCCTGTTCCTGGCGAAGGTGTGCGCCGCGTCGCTCGTCGTCTCCCTGCCGGTGCTCGCCGCGGGGTTCGCCGCCCAGGACAAGCTGGTCCAGGGCCTGTCGTTGGGAGCCGTGAAATGA
- a CDS encoding zinc-dependent alcohol dehydrogenase family protein, producing MKAAVIESVGRAVVAEVPDPAPGPREVVVEVAACGLCGTDLHILQGEFAPTLPIVPGHEFAGEVVGVGTRVTELAVGDRVAVDPSLYCHECRYCRTGHNNLCERWAAIGVTTAGGAAQYATAPVANCVKLPEHIATQDAALIEPLSCAVRGYDVLRSRLGAHVLVYGSGTMGLMMLELAKRTGAASVDVVDVNPERLATARLLGVSGAAASPAELDRPQGWDVVVDATGNAAAIQDGLDRVAKAGTFLQFGVADYATRVTVDPYRIYNQEITITGSMAVLHSFERAAELFAAGVLDPSVFISDRLPLASYPKALDQFASGVGRKIVVVP from the coding sequence ATGAAGGCCGCAGTCATCGAGTCCGTGGGCCGAGCCGTCGTGGCCGAGGTCCCCGACCCGGCGCCGGGCCCCCGCGAGGTCGTGGTCGAGGTGGCCGCCTGCGGCCTGTGCGGCACCGATCTGCACATCCTCCAGGGCGAGTTCGCGCCCACACTGCCGATCGTGCCGGGTCACGAGTTCGCCGGCGAGGTGGTCGGTGTGGGCACCCGGGTCACGGAGCTCGCGGTCGGCGACCGGGTGGCCGTCGACCCCTCCCTGTACTGCCACGAGTGCCGCTACTGCCGTACGGGCCACAACAACCTCTGCGAGCGGTGGGCCGCGATCGGCGTGACCACCGCGGGCGGCGCCGCCCAGTACGCGACCGCGCCCGTCGCCAACTGCGTGAAGCTCCCCGAACACATCGCCACCCAGGACGCGGCCCTGATCGAACCGCTCTCCTGCGCCGTACGCGGCTACGACGTCCTGCGCTCCCGGCTCGGCGCCCACGTCCTGGTCTACGGCTCGGGAACGATGGGCCTGATGATGCTGGAGCTCGCCAAACGCACCGGCGCGGCGAGCGTGGACGTCGTCGACGTGAACCCCGAACGGCTGGCCACCGCCCGGCTGCTGGGTGTCTCCGGGGCCGCGGCGAGCCCCGCCGAACTGGACCGCCCGCAGGGCTGGGACGTCGTCGTCGACGCGACGGGCAACGCGGCGGCGATCCAGGACGGCCTGGACCGGGTGGCGAAGGCGGGGACCTTCCTCCAGTTCGGCGTCGCCGACTACGCGACCCGGGTCACCGTCGACCCGTACCGCATCTACAACCAGGAAATCACCATCACCGGCTCGATGGCCGTCCTGCACAGCTTCGAACGCGCCGCGGAGCTCTTCGCCGCCGGTGTCCTGGACCCGTCCGTCTTCATCAGCGACCGCCTCCCCCTGGCGAGCTACCCGAAGGCACTGGACCAGTTCGCTTCGGGTGTGGGACGCAAGATCGTCGTGGTCCCCTGA
- a CDS encoding TerD family protein, with amino-acid sequence MTPGSNIPLPVSRVTVDVTAPVRLDVSSLLLTADGKVRSDADFIFYNQPAGPGVTYRSGGGTGPDTITVDTAAVPPGIEKIVVTASPDAAGQSFQGIEPTATIRNADDGTVLASFTPPRLGTETALVIVEVYLRNGAWKARAVGQGYANGLAGIATDFGVSVEEPAPAAQPAPVAAQPPAAPVTQPPAAPPVPAAPPAPPAATGKINLDKGRVSLQKNQTVSLVKGGAPLLSRVQMGLGWEPAFHGSDIDLDASVIAYGPQRNHIDSCYFGKLSIVNGAIKHSGDNLTGEGGGDDEVITVDLGRLPQEVTGLVFTVNSFSGQKFTQVAKAYCRLVDAASGEELVRFDLTNAEAQTGVMMAKLIKQFSGEWDMTALGTFVKSRTVRGMVKPAAESL; translated from the coding sequence ATGACGCCCGGCTCGAACATCCCTCTCCCCGTCTCCCGCGTGACGGTGGACGTCACCGCCCCGGTGCGGCTCGACGTGTCGAGCCTGCTGCTCACCGCCGACGGCAAGGTGCGCTCCGACGCCGACTTCATCTTCTACAACCAGCCCGCCGGCCCCGGCGTGACCTACCGCTCGGGCGGCGGCACCGGCCCCGACACGATCACGGTCGACACGGCAGCGGTCCCCCCGGGCATCGAGAAGATCGTCGTCACGGCGAGCCCCGACGCCGCGGGCCAGTCGTTCCAGGGCATCGAACCCACCGCGACGATCCGCAACGCGGACGACGGCACGGTCCTGGCCAGCTTCACCCCGCCCCGGCTGGGCACGGAGACGGCCCTGGTGATCGTCGAGGTCTACCTCCGCAACGGCGCCTGGAAGGCCCGCGCGGTCGGCCAGGGCTACGCGAACGGACTGGCCGGCATCGCCACCGACTTCGGCGTCAGCGTGGAGGAGCCCGCCCCGGCCGCCCAGCCCGCCCCCGTCGCCGCGCAGCCCCCGGCCGCTCCCGTCACGCAGCCCCCGGCCGCGCCCCCGGTCCCGGCCGCGCCCCCGGCGCCCCCCGCCGCCACGGGCAAGATCAACCTGGACAAGGGCAGGGTCAGCCTCCAGAAGAACCAGACGGTGTCCCTGGTCAAGGGCGGCGCCCCGCTCCTGTCCCGGGTCCAGATGGGCCTGGGCTGGGAGCCCGCGTTCCACGGCTCGGACATCGACCTGGACGCCTCGGTCATCGCGTACGGGCCGCAGCGCAACCACATCGACAGCTGCTACTTCGGCAAGCTCTCCATCGTGAACGGCGCGATCAAGCACTCCGGCGACAACCTCACGGGCGAGGGCGGCGGGGACGACGAGGTGATCACCGTCGACCTGGGCCGCCTCCCCCAGGAGGTCACCGGCCTCGTCTTCACGGTCAACTCGTTCTCCGGCCAGAAGTTCACCCAGGTGGCCAAGGCCTACTGCCGCCTGGTCGACGCGGCCAGCGGCGAGGAGCTCGTCCGCTTCGACCTCACCAACGCCGAGGCCCAGACGGGCGTCATGATGGCCAAGCTGATCAAGCAGTTCTCCGGCGAATGGGACATGACGGCCCTCGGCACCTTCGTCAAGTCCCGCACGGTCCGCGGCATGGTGAAGCCGGCGGCCGAGTCCCTCTGA